In one window of Methanolobus mangrovi DNA:
- a CDS encoding metal-dependent transcriptional regulator, which translates to MQEITGLELSPKKVEYLKFLLKKGGLVKTTDISTELHVDPSTSTKTITDLSESGYVDHVPYRGVQLTEMGKQYAEFFVNRHNILSLMLTHYGLSSEESCAEVSRFEALVSKNAIDRICGSMGHPTVGVCGKIKHISCGSL; encoded by the coding sequence ATGCAGGAAATCACGGGGCTGGAGCTATCTCCTAAAAAAGTGGAGTATCTGAAATTCCTCTTGAAAAAAGGTGGTCTTGTAAAGACTACCGATATATCTACTGAGTTGCATGTCGACCCATCGACATCTACCAAAACTATAACGGACCTTTCCGAATCTGGTTATGTGGACCATGTTCCTTACAGGGGAGTTCAGCTTACTGAAATGGGCAAACAGTATGCAGAGTTCTTTGTTAACCGGCACAATATACTAAGCCTGATGCTGACTCATTATGGTCTCTCTTCTGAAGAGTCCTGTGCTGAGGTGTCTCGTTTTGAGGCATTAGTCTCCAAAAATGCTATAGATCGGATATGTGGTTCAATGGGTCATCCGACTGTAGGTGTTTGTGGTAAAATAAAACATATTTCCTGCGGTTCTCTTTGA
- a CDS encoding metal ABC transporter solute-binding protein, Zn/Mn family, with translation MKKSMMVQMMLFSIFIILTAGCVDEPSSSDVISDMGDGMIVAVSVLPQAEFVEKIAGDNVKVVVMVPPGADPHSYEPTPGQLKDLSKAKMYAMVGSGITIEDNLMGKIADLNPDLMIIDCSEGITLREMEAHGDEDGAEEETDGDHEEEGGLDPHIWTSPGNVKIMLDNIYEGLVEIDPGNESIYLENKNAYLAELDELDEQIRTTLSGKEGSSFIVYHPAWGYFADYYGLIEVPVEIEGKEPSVKDMQKVIDEANEKNIKVIFVQTGFSTVSASAIANEIGGEVVEVDPLAKDYIDNLAKVAEAFEKGLA, from the coding sequence ATGAAGAAAAGTATGATGGTTCAAATGATGCTCTTTTCTATTTTCATCATTTTAACAGCCGGTTGTGTCGATGAACCAAGTTCCTCAGATGTGATATCTGATATGGGCGATGGTATGATTGTAGCTGTAAGTGTACTTCCGCAGGCTGAATTTGTGGAAAAGATTGCAGGCGATAATGTAAAAGTAGTTGTCATGGTGCCTCCTGGTGCAGATCCTCATTCATATGAACCCACTCCTGGCCAGCTCAAAGATCTCAGCAAGGCAAAAATGTATGCAATGGTTGGTTCAGGGATAACCATTGAAGATAATCTAATGGGCAAGATTGCAGATCTGAACCCTGATCTGATGATAATTGATTGCTCTGAAGGTATAACCTTGAGGGAAATGGAAGCTCATGGGGATGAGGATGGTGCTGAGGAAGAAACCGATGGTGACCACGAAGAGGAAGGAGGTCTTGACCCTCACATATGGACATCTCCTGGTAACGTCAAGATTATGCTGGATAATATTTACGAAGGCCTTGTGGAGATAGACCCTGGGAATGAATCAATTTATCTTGAGAACAAAAATGCATATCTTGCAGAGCTCGATGAACTGGATGAGCAAATAAGAACTACTCTTTCCGGTAAAGAGGGCAGTAGTTTCATAGTTTATCATCCTGCATGGGGTTATTTTGCAGACTACTACGGCCTTATTGAAGTGCCTGTTGAGATCGAAGGCAAAGAGCCCAGTGTAAAGGATATGCAAAAAGTTATCGATGAAGCAAACGAGAAAAATATAAAAGTGATTTTCGTACAGACCGGTTTTAGTACTGTCAGTGCGTCGGCTATTGCAAACGAGATTGGTGGTGAGGTGGTGGAAGTCGACCCGCTTGCAAAGGATTATATAGATAACCTTGCAAAAGTAGCAGAAGCATTTGAAAAAGGGCTGGCTTGA
- a CDS encoding metal ABC transporter ATP-binding protein, translating to MDDVIELKDIWVSYDGVRVLESVTLNVKDKDFLAIIGPNGGGKSTLLKVILGLITPDKGSVRLLGGNPRDMRKYVGYVPQYHSSNLDFPITVCDVVLMGRLSHKGPLQRYNEEDRKAAREALKTVGMLEFKDRQIGELSGGQKQRVFIARSLVTKPKLLILDEPSTGIDSRMQKEFYELLNRLKSEIAIIMVTHDISAISVYVDKIGCLNRQFHYHDSKEISPHDLEVSYQCPVELIAHGVPHRVLKEH from the coding sequence ATGGATGATGTGATCGAACTTAAGGATATATGGGTAAGCTATGATGGTGTTCGTGTTCTGGAATCTGTCACTTTAAATGTAAAGGACAAGGATTTCCTGGCTATCATAGGTCCGAACGGAGGGGGCAAAAGTACTCTCCTGAAAGTCATCCTTGGATTGATCACTCCTGACAAGGGCTCTGTCAGGCTTCTGGGGGGAAATCCTCGGGATATGAGGAAGTATGTGGGGTATGTTCCCCAGTATCACTCCTCAAACCTTGATTTTCCCATCACAGTGTGTGATGTTGTACTCATGGGTCGCCTGAGTCATAAAGGTCCTCTTCAGAGGTACAATGAAGAAGATCGCAAAGCTGCACGTGAAGCACTCAAAACAGTCGGGATGCTTGAATTTAAAGATCGGCAGATAGGTGAGCTTTCCGGTGGCCAGAAACAGAGAGTTTTCATTGCCCGGTCACTTGTTACAAAACCGAAACTGTTAATACTGGACGAACCGTCCACAGGCATAGATTCCAGGATGCAGAAAGAGTTCTACGAACTTCTCAACAGGCTCAAATCCGAGATTGCCATTATAATGGTCACTCACGACATCAGTGCCATTTCGGTATATGTTGATAAGATCGGTTGTCTGAACCGTCAGTTCCACTATCATGACTCTAAAGAAATAAGTCCGCATGACCTGGAAGTGTCGTATCAGTGTCCGGTGGAGTTAATTGCTCATGGTGTACCGCACAGGGTATTGAAAGAACACTGA